Proteins from one Streptomyces sp. NBC_00289 genomic window:
- a CDS encoding bacterioferritin-associated ferredoxin, which yields MNRVYVCNCFGVTEAQVKRHAEGGACTPRQIASACKAGTDCGSCVRRIQALLGRDARPRRESAEPGQPVSAGMGGLDELDEAA from the coding sequence GTGAACCGCGTGTACGTCTGCAACTGCTTCGGTGTGACCGAGGCGCAGGTGAAGCGGCACGCGGAGGGCGGCGCCTGCACCCCTCGCCAGATCGCGTCGGCCTGCAAGGCCGGCACCGACTGCGGTTCGTGCGTCCGCCGTATCCAGGCGCTGCTGGGCCGGGACGCCCGCCCGCGCCGCGAGTCCGCCGAACCCGGGCAGCCGGTGTCCGCCGGGATGGGCGGCCTGGACGAACTGGACGAGGCGGCCTGA
- the thiO gene encoding glycine oxidase ThiO: MSSPRTSDVLVIGGGIIGLVTAWRAAQRGFATAVVDPGPGGGAAQVAAGMLAAVTELHYGEQTLLGLNLASARRYPDFVAELTDLTGHDLGYRQCGTLAVALDADDRAHLRELHTLQRQSGLESEWLSGRECRRLEPLLAPGVRGGLRVDGDHQIDPRRLAGALVAACERTGVVFHRARADRLSVDRGRATGVATADGTALGAGQVVLAGGSLSGRLAGVPDEVLPPVRPVKGQVLRLTVPKPYAPFLSRTVRAVVRGSHVYLVPRENGELVVGATSEELGWDTTVTAGGVYELLRDAHELVPGITELPLTETRAGLRPGSPDNAPLLGPTALPGLLLATGHYRNGVLLTPVTGDALAHALATGDLPEEARPFTPRRFGAVARTEQPV; this comes from the coding sequence ATGTCGTCTCCACGTACGTCAGACGTCCTCGTCATCGGGGGCGGGATCATCGGGCTGGTCACGGCCTGGCGGGCCGCGCAACGCGGTTTCGCCACCGCCGTGGTGGACCCCGGGCCGGGCGGCGGAGCCGCGCAGGTGGCGGCCGGGATGCTGGCCGCCGTCACGGAACTGCACTACGGCGAGCAGACCCTGCTCGGCCTGAACCTCGCCTCGGCCCGCCGCTATCCGGACTTCGTGGCCGAGCTCACCGACCTCACCGGGCACGACCTGGGCTACCGGCAGTGCGGCACGCTCGCGGTCGCACTGGACGCCGACGATCGCGCCCACCTCCGTGAACTGCACACCCTGCAGCGGCAGTCGGGCCTGGAATCGGAGTGGCTGTCCGGGCGGGAGTGCCGGCGCCTGGAGCCGTTGCTCGCGCCGGGAGTGCGCGGCGGGCTCCGGGTCGACGGCGACCACCAGATCGACCCCCGGCGGCTGGCGGGCGCCCTGGTGGCCGCGTGCGAGCGGACGGGCGTCGTCTTCCACCGCGCGCGGGCCGACCGGCTCAGTGTCGACCGGGGCCGGGCCACCGGCGTCGCCACGGCCGACGGCACCGCGCTCGGCGCCGGCCAGGTGGTGCTGGCCGGCGGCAGCCTGAGCGGGCGGCTCGCCGGCGTCCCCGACGAGGTGCTGCCGCCGGTGCGGCCGGTGAAGGGGCAAGTGCTGCGGCTGACCGTGCCGAAGCCGTACGCGCCGTTCCTGAGCCGCACGGTGCGCGCCGTGGTCCGCGGCAGCCACGTCTACCTGGTGCCCCGGGAGAACGGTGAGCTCGTGGTCGGGGCGACCAGCGAGGAACTCGGCTGGGACACCACGGTGACGGCGGGCGGGGTCTACGAGTTGCTGCGCGACGCGCACGAGCTGGTCCCCGGCATCACGGAGCTGCCCCTGACCGAGACCCGCGCGGGACTGCGCCCCGGCTCCCCCGACAACGCGCCGCTGCTCGGCCCGACCGCCCTGCCGGGCCTGCTGCTGGCCACCGGCCACTACCGCAACGGTGTGCTGCTGACGCCGGTCACCGGCGACGCCCTGGCGCACGCCCTGGCCACCGGTGACCTTCCGGAGGAGGCCCGCCCCTTCACGCCCCGGCGCTTCGGCGCCGTCGCCCGCACGGAGCAGCCCGTATGA
- the thiS gene encoding sulfur carrier protein ThiS, translating to MNISVNGEPRRIEPGTGLDALVRSLTPAPSGVAAALNETVVPRARWSATALSEGDRVEVLTAVQGG from the coding sequence ATGAACATCTCGGTCAACGGCGAGCCCCGGCGGATCGAGCCGGGCACCGGTCTGGACGCGCTCGTGCGGTCCCTGACCCCGGCGCCCTCGGGGGTGGCCGCCGCCCTCAACGAAACCGTCGTCCCGCGCGCGCGGTGGTCCGCCACCGCCCTCTCCGAGGGAGACCGCGTGGAAGTCCTCACCGCCGTCCAAGGAGGCTGA
- the pknB gene encoding Stk1 family PASTA domain-containing Ser/Thr kinase: MDTTLQDPLVGQVLDGRYRVDARIAVGGMATVYRALDTRLDRVLALKVMHPALAADGSFVERFIREAKSVARLAHPNVVQVFDQGTDGSYVYLAMEYVAGCTLRDVLRERGALQPRAALDILEPVLAALGAAHRAGFVHRDMKPENVLIGDDGRVKVADFGLVRAVDTVTNTTGTLLGTVSYLAPEQIENGVADPRVDVYACGVVFYEMLTGEKPHDGDSAAVVLYKHLHEDVPPPSAVVPGLPHQLDELVASATARTPDRRPYDAVALLAQVRQVRGMLGAEQLDAEPPQAITSGHTNAEDRTSVIPRALTVRPLPVNEEHDDVAGQDALFNRTSRLESPPPLPPRRRSRPRRGLVTVIAAVLLVLGVGAGVWYINSGQFTHVPAVLGQTEAKAKSRLEAAGLEAAGKSKHDYSDTVKRGMVIGTDPKPGSRIRDHDTVTLTISDGPETVRVPDLGGVRLDEARNRLRKDGLAPGMVTREFSDEVARGSVIGTEPDAGTTRHAGSAIALLVSKGSPVDVPDVTGESLEDARADLEEAGLTVEVAAEQINSDDDKGEVARQTPEEGTEAAEGDTVTLTLSKGPEMIEVPDVVGDSVDDATSALQNAGFEVDEDRGLLGLFGDTVKSQSVEGGETAPKGSTISIKIR; this comes from the coding sequence GTGGATACGACCCTTCAGGACCCGCTTGTCGGGCAGGTGCTCGACGGCCGCTATCGCGTCGACGCGCGGATCGCGGTCGGCGGGATGGCCACGGTCTACCGGGCCCTGGACACCCGTCTGGACCGTGTGCTCGCGCTGAAGGTGATGCACCCGGCGCTCGCCGCCGACGGTTCCTTCGTCGAGCGGTTCATCCGCGAGGCGAAGTCCGTTGCCCGGCTCGCGCACCCCAACGTCGTGCAGGTCTTCGACCAGGGCACCGACGGGTCGTACGTCTATCTCGCCATGGAGTACGTCGCCGGCTGCACCCTGCGTGACGTGCTGCGCGAGCGCGGGGCGCTGCAGCCGCGCGCCGCCCTGGACATCCTGGAGCCGGTGCTCGCCGCACTGGGCGCCGCCCACCGCGCCGGGTTCGTGCACCGGGACATGAAGCCCGAGAACGTGCTGATCGGTGACGACGGGCGGGTCAAGGTCGCCGACTTCGGGCTCGTCCGGGCCGTGGACACGGTCACCAACACCACCGGGACGCTGCTGGGCACCGTCTCCTACCTCGCGCCGGAGCAGATCGAGAACGGCGTCGCCGACCCCCGGGTCGACGTGTACGCGTGCGGTGTCGTGTTCTACGAGATGCTGACCGGCGAGAAGCCGCACGACGGGGACTCCGCCGCGGTGGTGCTCTACAAGCACCTCCACGAGGACGTGCCCCCGCCCTCGGCCGTCGTGCCGGGGCTGCCCCACCAGCTGGACGAGCTGGTCGCCTCGGCGACCGCGCGTACTCCCGACCGTCGTCCCTACGACGCGGTGGCGCTGCTGGCGCAGGTCCGGCAGGTGCGCGGCATGCTCGGCGCGGAGCAGCTGGACGCGGAGCCGCCGCAGGCCATCACGTCCGGGCACACCAACGCCGAGGACCGGACGAGCGTGATCCCGCGCGCGCTGACCGTGCGCCCGCTGCCCGTCAACGAGGAACACGACGACGTGGCCGGGCAGGACGCGCTGTTCAACCGCACGAGCCGGCTGGAGAGTCCGCCGCCGCTCCCGCCGCGCCGGCGCTCCCGTCCCCGGCGCGGACTCGTCACCGTGATCGCCGCCGTACTGCTGGTCCTCGGGGTCGGCGCGGGCGTCTGGTACATCAACTCCGGTCAGTTCACGCACGTCCCCGCGGTGCTCGGCCAGACCGAGGCGAAGGCGAAGAGCCGGCTGGAGGCGGCCGGGCTCGAGGCCGCCGGCAAGTCGAAGCACGACTACAGCGACACCGTGAAGCGCGGCATGGTCATCGGGACCGACCCGAAGCCGGGCAGCCGTATCCGGGACCACGACACCGTGACGCTGACCATCTCCGACGGCCCCGAGACCGTGCGGGTGCCCGACCTCGGGGGCGTCCGGCTGGACGAGGCGAGGAACCGGCTGCGCAAGGACGGGCTGGCGCCGGGCATGGTGACCCGGGAGTTCAGCGACGAGGTCGCCAGGGGCTCCGTGATCGGCACGGAGCCGGACGCGGGCACGACACGGCACGCGGGTTCGGCGATCGCCCTCCTGGTCAGCAAGGGCAGCCCGGTGGACGTCCCCGACGTCACCGGCGAGAGCCTCGAGGACGCGCGGGCCGACCTGGAGGAGGCCGGCCTGACGGTGGAGGTGGCCGCCGAGCAGATCAACTCCGACGACGACAAGGGCGAGGTCGCCCGGCAGACACCGGAGGAGGGCACTGAGGCCGCCGAGGGCGACACGGTGACGCTGACCCTGTCCAAGGGGCCCGAGATGATCGAGGTCCCGGACGTCGTCGGCGACAGCGTCGACGACGCGACGTCGGCCCTCCAGAACGCCGGCTTCGAGGTCGACGAGGACCGGGGCCTGCTCGGACTGTTCGGTGACACCGTCAAGAGCCAGTCCGTGGAGGGCGGGGAGACGGCTCCCAAGGGGTCGACGATCAGCATCAAGATCAGGTGA
- the bfr gene encoding bacterioferritin, producing the protein MQGDPEVIEFLNEQLTGELTAINQYFLHAKMQENFGWTKLAKYTRHESFDEMKHAEVLTDRILFLEGLPNYQRLFHVRVGQTVKEMFEADRQVEVEAIDRLRRGIEVMRNKGDITSANIFESILADEEHHIDYLDTQLELLEKLGEALYIAQLIEQPES; encoded by the coding sequence ATGCAGGGCGACCCCGAGGTCATCGAGTTCCTCAACGAGCAGCTGACCGGCGAGCTCACCGCGATCAACCAGTACTTCCTGCACGCCAAGATGCAGGAGAACTTCGGCTGGACGAAGCTCGCCAAGTACACGCGGCACGAGTCCTTCGACGAGATGAAGCACGCGGAGGTGCTCACCGACCGGATCCTCTTCCTGGAGGGACTGCCGAACTACCAGCGGCTCTTCCACGTCCGGGTGGGCCAGACCGTCAAGGAGATGTTCGAGGCGGACCGGCAGGTCGAGGTCGAGGCGATCGACCGGCTCAGGCGCGGCATCGAGGTGATGCGGAACAAGGGCGACATCACGTCGGCGAACATCTTCGAGTCGATCCTCGCGGACGAGGAGCACCACATCGACTACCTCGACACGCAGCTGGAACTGCTGGAGAAGCTCGGCGAGGCGCTGTACATCGCGCAGCTGATCGAGCAGCCGGAGAGCTGA
- a CDS encoding deoxyribonuclease IV — protein sequence MKNQPSGPSRNPVGGHVPVAGGLHSVGLSYARELRAETVQVFVANPRGWATPAGNPRQDEEFRAACEAESIPAYVHAPYLINFGSHTEATVEKSVESLRHSLRRGRAIGARGVVVHTGSATGGRDRSVALKQVREYLLPLLDELTHDDDPYLLLESTAGQGASLCSRTWDFGPYFEALDAHPKLGVCLDTCHIFAAGHDLTGPSGMHQTLDLLVETVGEGRLKLIHANDSKDVVGAHKDRHENIGSGHIGDDPFRALFAHPATAGVPLVIETPGGKDGHAADVERLKKLRDG from the coding sequence GTGAAGAATCAACCATCCGGTCCGTCCCGGAATCCCGTCGGCGGCCACGTCCCCGTGGCCGGCGGGCTGCACTCCGTGGGCCTGTCCTACGCCCGTGAGCTCCGGGCCGAGACCGTGCAGGTCTTCGTCGCCAACCCGCGCGGCTGGGCCACACCCGCCGGCAACCCGCGGCAGGACGAGGAGTTCCGCGCCGCGTGCGAGGCCGAGTCGATCCCGGCCTACGTGCACGCCCCGTACCTGATCAACTTCGGCTCGCACACCGAGGCGACGGTGGAGAAGTCGGTGGAGTCGCTGCGGCACTCGCTGCGCCGCGGGAGGGCGATCGGCGCCCGGGGCGTGGTCGTGCACACCGGCAGCGCGACCGGCGGCCGGGACCGGTCGGTGGCGCTGAAGCAGGTACGGGAGTACCTGCTGCCGCTGCTGGACGAGCTCACCCACGACGACGACCCATACCTCCTCCTGGAGTCGACCGCCGGACAGGGCGCCTCGCTCTGCTCCCGCACCTGGGACTTCGGGCCGTACTTCGAGGCGCTGGACGCCCATCCGAAGCTGGGGGTGTGCCTGGACACGTGCCACATCTTCGCGGCCGGCCACGACCTGACCGGGCCGAGCGGCATGCACCAGACCCTGGACCTGCTGGTGGAGACGGTCGGCGAGGGCCGGCTGAAGCTCATCCACGCCAACGACTCCAAGGACGTGGTCGGCGCGCACAAGGACCGGCACGAGAACATCGGCTCCGGTCACATCGGCGACGACCCGTTCCGGGCGCTGTTCGCCCACCCGGCCACCGCGGGCGTACCGCTGGTCATCGAGACGCCCGGAGGCAAGGACGGGCACGCGGCGGACGTGGAGCGCCTGAAGAAGCTGCGGGACGGCTGA
- a CDS encoding sulfite oxidase-like oxidoreductase translates to MGQPVKRESGAAAHSELPPGQRLQRGWPVTHYGPVPKFRPERWEFRVFGATADGEKRCWSHEEFAALPYTTVLADLHCVTKFSMVGAEWGGIPARTILEIVPPAPTVTHVMVWAEYGFSSNLRLADFASENTIFATHKDGELLTAEHGFPLRLVVPHLYAWKGPKWVRGVEYMTADRRGFWEERGYHNVGDPWREQRYSYQEEPGEGPEL, encoded by the coding sequence ATGGGTCAGCCGGTGAAGCGCGAGTCAGGAGCAGCGGCACACTCCGAACTTCCACCGGGACAGCGGCTGCAGCGCGGCTGGCCGGTCACCCACTACGGTCCGGTCCCCAAGTTCCGGCCCGAGCGCTGGGAATTCCGGGTCTTCGGTGCCACCGCCGACGGCGAGAAGCGCTGCTGGAGCCACGAGGAGTTCGCGGCCCTGCCGTACACCACCGTCCTGGCCGATCTCCACTGCGTCACGAAGTTCAGCATGGTCGGCGCCGAATGGGGCGGCATCCCGGCCCGCACGATCCTGGAGATCGTCCCGCCCGCGCCCACCGTCACCCACGTGATGGTGTGGGCGGAGTACGGCTTCAGCTCGAACCTCCGGCTGGCGGACTTCGCGTCCGAGAACACGATCTTCGCCACCCACAAGGACGGCGAACTGCTGACGGCCGAGCACGGCTTCCCGCTCCGCCTGGTCGTCCCCCACCTGTACGCCTGGAAGGGCCCCAAGTGGGTCCGCGGTGTGGAGTACATGACCGCCGACCGCCGCGGCTTCTGGGAGGAGCGCGGCTATCACAACGTCGGCGACCCGTGGCGGGAGCAGCGGTACTCCTACCAGGAGGAGCCCGGCGAGGGCCCCGAGCTCTGA
- a CDS encoding class II 3-deoxy-7-phosphoheptulonate synthase, translating into MTVNAKTSASAGNTWRDLPAAQQPEYPDTEALRAVIADLESYPPLVFAGECDQLRARLAAVAKGEAFLLQGGDCAEAFDAVSADQIRNKLKTLLQMGAVLTYAGSVPVVKVGRIAGQYSKPRSKGTETRDGVTLPTYRGDSVNGFAFDEKSRIPDPERLKRMYNASASTLNLVRAFTTGGYADLRQVHAWNQDFVKSSPSGQRYEQLAREIDQALNFMHACGADPEEFKTVEFYASHEALLLDYESALTRVDSRTGRLYDVSGHMVWIGERTRQLDGAHIEFASKIRNPIGIKLGPTTTAEEALQYIERLDPDREPGRLTFIVRMGADKVRDKLPELVEKVTASGATVAWITDPMHGNTFEAASGHKTRRFDDVLDEVKGFFEVHKGLGTHPGGIHVELTGDDVTECVGGGDEIFVDDLHQRYETACDPRLNRSQSLDLAFLVAEMYRDQ; encoded by the coding sequence GTGACCGTGAACGCTAAGACCAGCGCGAGCGCTGGCAACACCTGGCGAGACCTGCCCGCGGCGCAGCAGCCCGAGTACCCCGACACCGAGGCTCTGCGCGCAGTGATCGCGGACCTCGAGTCGTATCCGCCGCTCGTCTTCGCGGGCGAGTGCGACCAGCTGCGCGCCCGGTTGGCGGCCGTCGCCAAGGGAGAGGCGTTCCTGCTCCAGGGCGGCGACTGCGCCGAGGCCTTCGACGCGGTGTCCGCCGACCAGATCCGCAACAAGCTCAAGACGCTGCTCCAGATGGGGGCCGTGCTGACGTACGCCGGCTCGGTGCCGGTGGTGAAGGTCGGCCGGATCGCCGGCCAGTACTCCAAGCCGCGCTCCAAGGGCACCGAGACCCGTGACGGCGTGACCCTGCCGACGTACCGCGGCGACTCGGTCAACGGCTTCGCCTTCGACGAGAAGTCCCGGATCCCGGACCCCGAGCGCCTGAAGCGGATGTACAACGCCTCCGCCTCCACGCTCAACCTGGTGCGCGCCTTCACCACCGGCGGCTACGCCGACCTGCGCCAGGTGCACGCCTGGAACCAGGACTTCGTGAAGTCCTCGCCGTCCGGCCAGCGCTACGAGCAGCTCGCCCGCGAGATCGACCAGGCGCTGAACTTCATGCACGCCTGCGGGGCGGACCCGGAGGAGTTCAAGACCGTCGAGTTCTACGCCTCCCACGAGGCGCTGCTCCTGGACTACGAGTCGGCGCTGACCAGGGTCGACTCGCGGACGGGCCGGCTGTACGACGTGTCGGGCCACATGGTGTGGATCGGTGAGCGCACCCGTCAGCTGGACGGGGCGCACATCGAGTTCGCCTCGAAGATCCGCAACCCGATCGGCATCAAGCTCGGCCCGACGACCACGGCCGAGGAGGCGCTGCAGTACATCGAGCGCCTTGACCCGGACCGTGAGCCGGGCCGGCTGACCTTCATCGTCCGCATGGGCGCCGACAAGGTCCGCGACAAGCTGCCCGAGCTGGTCGAGAAGGTCACCGCCTCCGGCGCGACCGTGGCCTGGATCACCGACCCCATGCACGGCAACACCTTCGAGGCGGCCTCCGGTCACAAGACCCGGCGCTTCGACGACGTGCTGGACGAGGTCAAGGGCTTCTTCGAGGTCCACAAGGGGCTCGGCACCCATCCGGGCGGCATCCACGTGGAGCTCACCGGTGACGACGTCACCGAGTGCGTGGGCGGCGGCGACGAGATCTTCGTCGACGATCTGCACCAGCGCTACGAGACGGCCTGCGACCCGCGCCTGAACCGCAGCCAGTCCCTCGACCTGGCCTTCCTCGTGGCGGAGATGTACAGGGACCAGTGA
- a CDS encoding thiazole synthase has translation MADDPFVLGSMPFTSRLIMGTGGAPSLDVLERALVASGTELTTVAMRRVNPSVHGSVLSVLERLGIRVLPNTAGCFTAGEAVLTARLAREALGTGLVKLEVIADERTLLPDPVELLEAAETLVDDGFTVLPYTNDDPVLARKLEDVGCAAVMPLGSPIGSGLGIRNPHNFQLIVEHARVPVILDAGAGTASDVALAMELGCAGVMLASAVTRAQEPVLMAAAMRSGVEAGRLARLAGRIPRRHFAEASSPAEGLAVLDPERPAF, from the coding sequence ATGGCCGACGATCCCTTCGTCCTCGGGAGCATGCCCTTCACGTCCCGTCTGATCATGGGTACGGGCGGTGCGCCCAGCCTGGACGTCCTGGAGCGCGCGCTGGTGGCCTCCGGGACGGAGCTGACGACGGTCGCGATGCGGCGGGTGAATCCCTCGGTGCACGGCTCCGTGCTGTCGGTGCTGGAGCGGCTGGGCATCCGGGTGCTGCCCAACACGGCGGGGTGCTTCACGGCGGGCGAGGCGGTGCTCACGGCCCGGCTGGCGCGGGAGGCGCTGGGCACCGGCCTGGTCAAGCTGGAGGTCATCGCCGACGAGCGCACGCTGCTGCCGGACCCGGTCGAGCTGCTGGAGGCGGCGGAGACCCTCGTCGACGACGGGTTCACGGTGCTGCCGTACACGAACGACGATCCCGTGCTGGCGCGGAAACTGGAGGACGTCGGGTGCGCGGCGGTCATGCCGCTGGGCTCGCCGATCGGGTCGGGTCTCGGCATCCGCAACCCGCACAACTTCCAGCTGATCGTGGAGCACGCGCGCGTGCCGGTGATCCTCGACGCGGGCGCCGGTACGGCCTCGGACGTGGCGCTGGCCATGGAGCTGGGGTGCGCCGGCGTGATGCTCGCCTCGGCCGTGACCCGGGCGCAGGAGCCGGTGCTGATGGCCGCCGCCATGCGGAGCGGGGTGGAGGCGGGAAGGCTCGCGCGACTGGCGGGCCGGATTCCCCGGCGTCACTTCGCCGAGGCCTCGTCGCCCGCGGAGGGTCTGGCCGTACTGGACCCGGAGCGTCCGGCGTTCTGA